The following proteins are encoded in a genomic region of Ictalurus punctatus breed USDA103 chromosome 15, Coco_2.0, whole genome shotgun sequence:
- the LOC108276114 gene encoding urokinase plasminogen activator surface receptor, translated as MPKCCLLRSSELSLRATPLRSDSYMIQMTAFYHNDGFSRTMMWQLTSVIICLSFSRALTLKCYHCSHDCETNSNTMNCSHACSVNYVMSYENGMKSEYGFKSCADSGECINYSVNLGYAKLAISQECCNSDLCNSGPFPAVDLRPNGKKCYFCVGDNCLGNLQCEGLEDHCITYIDALTGHELNIKGCASKILCDFSPSGLALTRMIITNRQVTWKCCKGNLCNSAASATLSFFLVLLFLLSSFLLY; from the exons ATGCCTAAATGCTGCTTACTCAGATCATCTGAATTGTCTCTAAGAGCTACACCCCTTAGATCAGACTCATATATGATCCAAATGACAGCTTTTTACCACAACGACGGTTTCTCACGAACGATGATGTGGCAGCTCACTTCCGTAATCATCTGCCTGTCTTTCTCCAGAG CTCTGACACTGAAGTGTTATCATTGCTCCCATGATTGTGAAACTAACTCAAACACTATGAACTGCTCACACGCATGTTCTGTCAACTACGTCATGTCATATGAGA ATGGCATGAAGAGTGAATATGGCTTTAAGTCATGTGCTGATAGTGGGGAATGCATAAACTATAGTGTGAACCTGGGATATGCCAAACTGGCCATTAGCCAGGAATGCTGCAATTCCGATCTCTGCAACAGTGGACCTTTTCCAG CTGTAGACCTGCGTCCCAATGGGAAAAAGTGTTACTTCTGTGTTGGAGACAACTGCTTAGGAaatctgcagtgtgagggactTGAAGATCACTGCATCACTTACATAG atgcTCTCACTGGCCACGAGCTCAATATAAAAGGATGTGCAAGTAAAATCCTGTGTGATTTTTCTCCATCTGGCCTGGCTTTAACCAGAATGATTATCACCAACAGACAGGTGACTTGGAAGTGCTGTAAGGGGAACCTCTGTAACAGTGCTGCGAGTGCTACACTGAGTTTCTTCCTCGTGTTGCTCTTCCTGCTTTCCTCTTTCCTCCTCTACTGA
- the LOC108276000 gene encoding urokinase plasminogen activator surface receptor isoform X2, whose translation MKLSIMLLLIFMLSSEVLSLMCQKCIPSGITPCTRTQITCPDKCLSATVSVSSSGTDMNVNLQTCGTSSLCVNESMNVGIMNIATNVQCCITDLCNNRTPAAPAQQFPNGKSCFTCVANRCSGTVNCVGNQDFCISASVQQGNNALYMKGCATKSACDASAGVSSQQGVAPVNVQCCAGNLCNSAEIFTLSFFLMIVPLICSILFH comes from the exons ATGAAGCTTTCAATTATGCTGCTGCTCATCTTTATGCTTTCCTCTGAAG TGCTGTCACTAATGTGCCAGAAGTGCATTCCATCAGGAATCACACCATGCACTAGGACACAGATAACCTGTCCAGACAAGTGTCTCAGTGCAACTGTTTCAGTGTCCTCAA GTGGTACAGACATGAATGTAAATTTACAGACTTGCGGCACATCATCCTTGTGTGTAAATGAAAGCATGAACGTGGGAATAATGAACATAGCCACCAATGTCCAATGCTGCATCACTGATCTCTGCAACAACAGAACACCGGCAG CTCCTGCACAGCAGTTCCCCAATGGCAAATCCTGCTTCACCTGTGTTGCTAACCGCTGCTCAGGAACAGTAAACTGTGTGGGGAATCAAGATTTCTGCATTTCTGCCTCAG ttcAACAAGGGAACAATGCCTTGTATATGAAAGGATGCGCCACCAAGAGTGCCTGTGATGCGTCTGCTGGAGTGTCAAGCCAACAGGGAGTTGCCCCGGTAAATGTGCAGTGTTGTGCTGGAAACctgtgtaacagtgctgagatcTTCACACTgagtttcttcctcatgatcGTCCCTCTGATCTGCAGCATCCTCTTCCATTGA
- the LOC108276000 gene encoding urokinase plasminogen activator surface receptor isoform X1 produces the protein MKLSIMLLLIFMLSSEVLSLMCQKCIPSGITPCTRTQITCPDKCLSATVSVSSSSIGGTDMNVNLQTCGTSSLCVNESMNVGIMNIATNVQCCITDLCNNRTPAAPAQQFPNGKSCFTCVANRCSGTVNCVGNQDFCISASVQQGNNALYMKGCATKSACDASAGVSSQQGVAPVNVQCCAGNLCNSAEIFTLSFFLMIVPLICSILFH, from the exons ATGAAGCTTTCAATTATGCTGCTGCTCATCTTTATGCTTTCCTCTGAAG TGCTGTCACTAATGTGCCAGAAGTGCATTCCATCAGGAATCACACCATGCACTAGGACACAGATAACCTGTCCAGACAAGTGTCTCAGTGCAACTGTTTCAGTGTCCTCAA GTTCTATAGGTGGTACAGACATGAATGTAAATTTACAGACTTGCGGCACATCATCCTTGTGTGTAAATGAAAGCATGAACGTGGGAATAATGAACATAGCCACCAATGTCCAATGCTGCATCACTGATCTCTGCAACAACAGAACACCGGCAG CTCCTGCACAGCAGTTCCCCAATGGCAAATCCTGCTTCACCTGTGTTGCTAACCGCTGCTCAGGAACAGTAAACTGTGTGGGGAATCAAGATTTCTGCATTTCTGCCTCAG ttcAACAAGGGAACAATGCCTTGTATATGAAAGGATGCGCCACCAAGAGTGCCTGTGATGCGTCTGCTGGAGTGTCAAGCCAACAGGGAGTTGCCCCGGTAAATGTGCAGTGTTGTGCTGGAAACctgtgtaacagtgctgagatcTTCACACTgagtttcttcctcatgatcGTCCCTCTGATCTGCAGCATCCTCTTCCATTGA